From a region of the Streptomyces sp. B21-083 genome:
- a CDS encoding amino acid adenylation domain-containing protein has protein sequence MKQRSLEAVLPLSPLQQGMLFHALYDGEGVDFYNMQTPFELTGALDAQALRTACAAVLDRHASLRAGFLQRRSGEAVQAVAGQVELPWAEVDLSAFGERERRARLGRLLTEDRERRFDMKRPPLVRFTLVRLDVERHVLVMTNHHILVDGWSLPIVIRDVFRCYARGGDASGLEPVAPFSDYLGWLQEQDRGEAEGAWRDALAGVEQPVLVAPGAGSGSEAGRQQRVTADLTEAFTAELTATARGRGLTTNTLVQGAWALLVSLLTGLDDIVFGATVAGRPAEVAGVEGMVGLLINTVPVRVRLDPDSTVGALLAGLQDQQAALSGYHYLGLADIHRAAGVSELFDTTVAFENYPLDPAMSRDGLPGLRIALAQEGVDDTPEGTHYPLSLAVYPGERLRLELNHRLDLFTQDEAADLLARFRYLLETVVAEPGTPVGRIGLLTPAERDQTLRTWNDTVRPYPATTLPALFEDRARSTPDATAVVCGDVRLTFAEADARANRIARRLVAAGLGPDDLVALALPRTAETVVAILAILKSGAAYTPVDPEYPTDRISSLFEEACPALVLTDTVSAAALPAGGPPRLLIEEALADQVGETGDGDLTDADRVRPLLPAHLAYVIYTSGSTGRPKGVAVEHRSLANMFHSHHANFFTPETEAAGGGPSRVALTNALVFDASWSQLLWMVAGHELHVVDDEVRKDPRALADYVAQHAIDVLDTTPSFFLQLRSAGLLERAGHRPRTLALGGEAVGEALWAELRATPGLSTYNLYGPAECTVDAMLGRVGDTAAPTIGRPADNIRLYLLDERMRPVPVGVEGELYLAGAGLARGYLGRPDLTAERFVADPFGTPGTRMYRTGDLGRRLPDGSVVFAGRFDDQVKVRGFRIELGEIETVLAAHESVDQVCVVVREDRPGVRRLVAYAVPAAGRAVDGALLRAHTAAALPDYMVPAAVVALPALPLTHNGKLDRAALPAPEFTAGAASRPPRTAHERVLCGLYAEVLGAEDIGVDDSFFDLGGDSISSMQLAARAREAGLLITPKDVFTHRTVAVLAGAARELPAESAAAQRSYDGPLVTPDRDERAELDLLFPDRTDILPLTPLQEGMHFHAVLAEDGVDVYNTQRPLELTGELAPAVLRAACEAVVARHPNLRAAFVRLQSGRPVQVVPESVELPWRDVDLAGLDDAEQRERVAALMAEDRVHRFDMACPPLLRVILVRLAEDRHLFLLTHHHILLDGWSLPLFFRDLFAMYARGGDGSSLPAPAPFRDYLGWLRDQDRDATEQVWRAALAGLDEPTLVAPGADAAAAEVPELVAHRLDEERTAALTARARSLGLTLNTVLQGAWALVLGRHTGRRDVVFGATVAGRPAQLPGAAEMVGLLMNTNAVRVRLDPARPLGAELVRLQDQQAALSEHQHVPLADVQRWTGVGELFDTVVGFENTPVDRTQVRRQVPGLRIAVDDTAAPGATHYPLSLVVVPGERVSLELNHRGDLFDRDGAQALLDRLCRVLDAFTTDPATPVGRVDLLAPEERVRILQEWNATGRELPAMTVPELFEAQVRRAPGAPAVVFGEHTLTYAELNARANRLARALVARGAGPESRVAIAMPRSPEAVVATMAVLKAGSSYLPVDTAYPEDRIAYMLQDSRPALVLATRETAVDLPGVPGTEVLLVDGEDLAGVDPGDLTDADRPGTLRPASAAYVIYTSGSTGRPKGVVVTHAGVAAMVATQEDRIGAGPGGRVLLFASPSFDASVWELCTALLTGSCAVTAPADRLLPGPELARTVAEHDVNCLLLPPSSLAVMPEDGLPPGVTLVVGGEACAPELVARWSAGRRMVNAYGPTESTVMATMSRPLGGREAPPMGAPVIGTRVYLLDEGLQPVPAGVPGELYIAGAGLARGYLGRPGLTADRFVADPFGVAGTRMYRSGDLARWRADGELEYLGRVDHQVKVRGFRIELGEIESVLAGHDTVGRVVVHVREDQPGVKRLVAYVIAAPDAAVEPAVLRAHAAAALPEYMVPAAFVALDTLPVTPSGKLDRGALPAPEFAGGAESREPRTELEKSLCDLFADVLPVESVGIDDSFFDLGGDSIMSIQLVTRARKIGLGVTPRDVFTHKTVAELATAVTDLAAAPAEPAVLADALVSLDQDELDEFVAGWENP, from the coding sequence GTGAAGCAGAGATCACTGGAAGCCGTACTGCCGCTGTCCCCGCTCCAGCAGGGCATGCTCTTCCACGCCCTGTACGACGGCGAGGGCGTGGACTTCTACAACATGCAGACGCCCTTCGAGCTGACGGGCGCCCTGGACGCTCAGGCGCTGCGCACTGCGTGCGCGGCGGTCCTGGACCGGCACGCGAGCCTGCGTGCGGGCTTCCTCCAGCGGCGCTCCGGCGAGGCCGTGCAGGCCGTCGCCGGCCAGGTGGAACTGCCCTGGGCCGAGGTCGACCTGAGCGCCTTCGGCGAGCGTGAGCGGCGTGCCCGGCTCGGCCGGCTGCTCACCGAGGACCGTGAGCGCCGCTTCGACATGAAGCGGCCCCCTCTGGTCCGCTTCACCCTGGTGAGGCTCGATGTCGAGCGACACGTGCTGGTCATGACGAATCATCACATCCTGGTCGACGGCTGGTCGTTGCCGATCGTGATCCGCGACGTGTTCCGGTGCTACGCGCGCGGCGGCGACGCCTCCGGGCTCGAACCGGTGGCCCCGTTCAGCGACTACCTGGGCTGGCTCCAGGAGCAGGACCGAGGCGAGGCCGAGGGCGCCTGGCGGGACGCCCTCGCGGGCGTGGAGCAGCCGGTGCTCGTCGCGCCCGGTGCCGGTTCCGGCAGCGAGGCGGGCCGCCAGCAGCGCGTCACCGCCGACCTGACGGAGGCCTTCACGGCCGAGCTGACCGCCACCGCACGCGGCCGCGGGCTCACGACCAACACCCTGGTGCAGGGCGCCTGGGCGCTGCTCGTCAGCCTCCTCACCGGCCTCGACGACATCGTCTTCGGGGCGACCGTGGCGGGCCGGCCGGCGGAGGTCGCGGGCGTCGAGGGCATGGTGGGCCTGCTCATCAACACCGTGCCCGTACGGGTGCGCCTCGACCCGGACAGCACCGTCGGCGCCCTGCTGGCGGGTCTCCAGGACCAGCAGGCCGCACTCAGCGGCTACCACTACCTCGGGCTCGCCGACATCCACCGGGCCGCCGGGGTGAGCGAACTCTTCGACACCACCGTCGCGTTCGAGAACTACCCGCTCGACCCCGCGATGTCCCGCGACGGCCTGCCGGGCCTGCGGATCGCGCTCGCGCAGGAGGGCGTGGACGACACTCCCGAGGGCACGCACTACCCGCTGAGCCTGGCCGTGTACCCCGGCGAGCGGCTGCGCCTCGAACTCAACCACCGCCTGGACCTGTTCACGCAGGACGAGGCAGCGGACCTCCTCGCCCGCTTCCGGTACCTGCTGGAGACGGTCGTCGCCGAACCGGGCACCCCCGTCGGACGGATCGGGCTGCTCACCCCGGCCGAACGCGACCAGACCCTGCGGACGTGGAACGACACCGTCCGCCCCTACCCCGCGACGACGCTCCCCGCGCTCTTCGAGGACCGCGCCCGCAGCACCCCCGACGCGACCGCCGTGGTCTGCGGCGACGTCCGGCTCACCTTCGCCGAGGCCGACGCGCGCGCGAACCGGATCGCCCGCCGACTGGTGGCGGCAGGGCTGGGCCCCGACGACCTGGTGGCGCTGGCGCTGCCCCGCACCGCCGAGACCGTCGTGGCGATCCTGGCGATCCTCAAGTCCGGGGCGGCGTACACGCCGGTCGACCCGGAGTACCCGACCGACCGGATCAGCTCCCTGTTCGAGGAGGCGTGCCCCGCTCTGGTCCTGACGGACACGGTGTCGGCGGCGGCCCTGCCGGCCGGTGGCCCGCCGCGGCTGCTGATCGAGGAGGCGCTCGCCGACCAGGTCGGCGAGACCGGCGACGGCGACCTCACCGACGCCGACCGGGTACGCCCCCTGCTGCCCGCCCATCTCGCCTACGTGATCTACACGTCCGGTTCCACGGGACGGCCCAAGGGTGTCGCGGTGGAGCACCGCAGCCTCGCCAACATGTTCCACAGCCACCACGCCAACTTCTTCACGCCGGAGACCGAGGCCGCGGGCGGCGGCCCGTCCCGGGTGGCGCTCACCAACGCGCTGGTCTTCGACGCCTCGTGGAGCCAGCTGCTGTGGATGGTCGCGGGCCACGAACTGCACGTGGTCGACGACGAGGTGCGCAAGGACCCGCGCGCGCTCGCCGACTACGTGGCCCAGCACGCCATCGACGTGCTCGACACCACCCCCAGCTTCTTCCTGCAGCTGCGCTCCGCCGGACTCCTGGAGCGCGCGGGACACCGGCCGCGCACCCTCGCGCTCGGCGGCGAGGCGGTCGGCGAGGCGCTCTGGGCCGAACTGCGTGCCACCCCCGGTCTGTCGACGTACAACCTCTACGGACCGGCCGAGTGCACCGTCGACGCCATGCTGGGCCGGGTCGGCGACACGGCGGCGCCGACCATCGGTCGCCCCGCCGACAACATCCGGCTGTACCTGCTCGACGAGCGGATGCGCCCCGTCCCGGTCGGCGTGGAGGGAGAGCTCTACCTCGCCGGCGCCGGTCTCGCCCGCGGTTACCTGGGCCGCCCCGACCTGACGGCCGAGCGCTTCGTCGCCGACCCGTTCGGAACCCCGGGCACCCGGATGTACCGCACCGGAGACCTCGGCCGGCGCCTCCCGGACGGCTCCGTCGTGTTCGCCGGGCGCTTTGACGACCAGGTCAAGGTGCGCGGGTTCCGTATCGAGCTCGGTGAGATCGAGACCGTGCTGGCCGCACACGAGAGCGTGGACCAGGTGTGCGTCGTCGTTCGCGAGGACCGGCCGGGCGTACGACGGCTCGTCGCCTACGCCGTGCCGGCGGCGGGACGCGCGGTGGACGGGGCGCTGCTGCGGGCCCACACGGCCGCGGCCCTGCCCGACTACATGGTCCCGGCCGCCGTGGTCGCCCTGCCCGCCCTGCCGCTCACCCACAACGGCAAGCTCGACAGGGCGGCGCTGCCCGCCCCCGAGTTCACCGCGGGCGCCGCGAGCAGACCACCGCGCACCGCGCACGAACGTGTGCTGTGCGGCCTGTACGCCGAGGTGCTGGGCGCCGAGGACATCGGCGTCGACGACAGCTTTTTCGACCTCGGCGGCGACTCGATCAGCTCCATGCAGCTGGCCGCCCGGGCCCGTGAGGCCGGACTGCTGATCACGCCGAAGGACGTGTTCACCCACCGAACCGTCGCGGTGCTCGCCGGGGCGGCCCGGGAACTGCCCGCCGAGTCCGCGGCCGCGCAGCGGTCGTACGACGGTCCGCTCGTCACCCCCGACCGCGACGAGCGTGCCGAACTCGACCTGCTCTTCCCGGACCGCACCGACATACTGCCGTTGACGCCGCTCCAGGAAGGCATGCACTTCCACGCGGTGCTCGCCGAGGACGGCGTGGACGTCTACAACACCCAGCGCCCGCTGGAGCTGACGGGCGAGCTGGCGCCCGCCGTGCTGCGTGCCGCCTGCGAGGCAGTCGTCGCCCGGCACCCGAACCTGCGCGCCGCGTTCGTGCGGCTCCAGTCCGGCAGGCCCGTCCAGGTCGTACCCGAGAGCGTCGAACTGCCCTGGCGGGACGTCGACCTCGCTGGTCTGGACGACGCCGAGCAGCGCGAGCGCGTCGCCGCGCTGATGGCCGAGGACCGGGTCCACCGGTTCGACATGGCGTGCCCGCCGCTGTTGCGCGTGATCCTCGTACGCCTTGCCGAAGACCGTCACCTGTTTCTGCTGACACACCACCACATCCTGTTGGACGGCTGGTCGTTGCCGCTGTTCTTCCGCGACCTGTTCGCGATGTACGCGCGCGGCGGCGACGGCTCCTCGCTGCCCGCCCCGGCGCCCTTCCGCGACTACCTCGGCTGGCTGCGGGACCAGGACCGCGACGCCACCGAACAGGTGTGGCGGGCGGCCCTGGCGGGCCTGGACGAGCCGACGCTCGTCGCCCCGGGCGCCGACGCGGCCGCCGCGGAGGTCCCCGAACTCGTCGCGCACCGCCTCGACGAGGAGCGCACGGCCGCGCTCACCGCCCGCGCCCGCTCGCTGGGCCTGACCCTCAACACCGTGCTCCAGGGCGCCTGGGCCCTCGTCCTCGGCCGGCACACCGGGCGCCGCGACGTGGTGTTCGGCGCCACCGTCGCGGGCCGTCCGGCGCAGCTGCCGGGGGCCGCGGAGATGGTCGGCCTGCTGATGAACACCAATGCGGTACGGGTACGGCTCGACCCCGCCCGGCCGCTCGGCGCCGAGCTCGTGCGACTCCAGGACCAGCAGGCCGCGCTCAGCGAGCACCAGCACGTTCCGCTCGCCGACGTCCAGCGCTGGACCGGCGTCGGTGAACTCTTCGACACCGTCGTCGGGTTCGAGAACACACCCGTCGACCGGACACAGGTGCGCCGCCAGGTTCCCGGACTGCGCATCGCCGTCGACGACACGGCCGCGCCCGGCGCCACGCACTACCCGCTGAGCCTCGTGGTGGTGCCCGGCGAGCGCGTCAGCCTCGAACTCAACCACCGGGGCGACCTGTTCGACCGCGACGGCGCACAGGCGCTGCTCGACCGGCTGTGCCGCGTGCTCGACGCGTTCACCACCGACCCGGCGACGCCCGTCGGCCGCGTCGACCTGCTCGCGCCCGAGGAACGCGTCCGCATCCTCCAGGAGTGGAACGCGACCGGCCGGGAACTGCCCGCCATGACCGTGCCGGAGCTGTTCGAGGCCCAGGTCCGCCGCGCGCCCGGAGCACCGGCCGTGGTCTTCGGCGAACACACCCTGACGTACGCCGAACTCAACGCCCGCGCCAACCGGCTGGCCCGGGCGCTCGTGGCTCGGGGCGCCGGGCCCGAGTCCCGTGTCGCCATCGCCATGCCGCGCTCCCCGGAGGCGGTCGTGGCGACCATGGCCGTCCTCAAGGCGGGCTCCTCCTATCTGCCCGTCGACACGGCGTACCCCGAGGACCGCATCGCCTACATGCTCCAGGACTCCCGGCCCGCCCTCGTCCTGGCGACCCGGGAGACCGCCGTGGACCTTCCCGGCGTGCCGGGCACCGAGGTGCTGCTGGTCGACGGCGAGGACCTGGCGGGTGTCGACCCCGGTGACCTCACCGACGCCGACCGGCCCGGAACGCTGCGCCCCGCGTCGGCCGCGTACGTGATCTACACGTCCGGCTCCACCGGCCGGCCCAAGGGCGTCGTCGTCACCCACGCCGGTGTCGCCGCGATGGTCGCCACCCAGGAGGACCGGATCGGCGCGGGCCCCGGCGGACGTGTGCTGCTGTTCGCCTCGCCCAGCTTCGACGCCTCCGTCTGGGAGCTGTGCACCGCGCTGCTCACCGGCTCGTGCGCCGTCACCGCCCCCGCCGACCGGCTGCTGCCCGGGCCCGAGCTGGCCCGCACGGTCGCCGAGCACGACGTGAACTGCCTGCTGCTGCCGCCCTCGTCACTCGCCGTGATGCCCGAGGACGGGCTGCCGCCGGGCGTGACCCTGGTCGTCGGCGGCGAGGCGTGCGCGCCGGAACTCGTCGCACGCTGGTCGGCCGGGCGCAGGATGGTCAACGCCTACGGGCCGACCGAGTCCACCGTCATGGCGACGATGAGCCGCCCGCTGGGGGGCCGCGAGGCCCCGCCGATGGGCGCGCCCGTGATCGGCACCCGCGTGTACCTCCTGGACGAGGGGCTCCAGCCGGTGCCCGCGGGAGTCCCGGGCGAGCTGTACATCGCGGGCGCCGGTCTCGCCCGCGGCTACCTGGGCCGCCCCGGCCTGACGGCGGACCGCTTCGTCGCCGATCCGTTCGGCGTCGCGGGTACCCGGATGTACCGCTCGGGCGACCTCGCGCGGTGGCGGGCCGACGGCGAACTGGAGTACCTGGGCCGCGTCGACCACCAGGTCAAGGTGCGCGGATTCCGTATCGAGCTCGGCGAGATCGAGTCGGTGCTCGCCGGCCACGACACGGTCGGCCGGGTCGTCGTCCACGTCCGCGAGGACCAGCCCGGCGTCAAGCGGCTCGTGGCCTACGTCATCGCCGCGCCGGACGCCGCTGTGGAACCTGCCGTGCTGCGCGCCCACGCGGCCGCCGCCCTGCCCGAGTACATGGTCCCCGCCGCCTTCGTCGCCCTCGACACGCTGCCGGTCACCCCGAGCGGCAAGCTCGACCGGGGCGCCCTGCCCGCCCCCGAGTTCGCCGGGGGCGCCGAGAGCCGGGAGCCGCGCACCGAGCTCGAGAAGTCGCTCTGCGACCTGTTCGCCGACGTACTGCCGGTGGAGAGCGTCGGTATCGACGACAGCTTCTTCGACCTCGGCGGCGACTCGATCATGTCCATCCAACTGGTCACCCGGGCCCGGAAGATCGGTCTCGGTGTCACCCCGAGGGATGTCTTCACGCACAAGACGGTCGCCGAACTGGCCACGGCCGTCACCGATCTCGCCGCCGCACCGGCCGAGCCCGCCGTGCTCGCCGACGCGCTGGTGTCCCTGGACCAGGACGAACTCGACGAGTTCGTAGCGGGATGGGAGAACCCGTAG